The following proteins come from a genomic window of Castor canadensis chromosome 17, mCasCan1.hap1v2, whole genome shotgun sequence:
- the Scap gene encoding sterol regulatory element-binding protein cleavage-activating protein isoform X2, translated as MTLTERLREKISQAFYNHGLFCASYPIPIILFTGLCILACCYPLLKLPLPGTGPVEFSTPVKDYSPPPADSDRKQGEPSEQPEWYVGAPVAYIQQIFVKSSVSPWHKNLLAVDVFRSPLSRAFQLVEEIRNHVLRDSSGTRSLEEVCLQVTDLLPGLKKLRNLLPEHGCLLLSPGNFWQNDRERFHADPDIIGTIHQHEPKTLQTSATLKDLLFGVPGKYSGVSLYTRKRMVSYTITLVFQRYHAKFLGSLRARLMLLHPSPNCSIRAENLVHVHFKEEIGVAELIPLVTTYIILFAYIYFSTRKIDMVKSKWGLALAAVVTVLSSLLMSVGLCTLFGLTPTLNGGEIFPYLVVVIGLENVLVLTKSVVSTPVDLEVKLRIAQGLSSESWSIMKNMATELGIILIGYFTLVPAIQEFCLFAVVGLVSDFFLQMLFFTTVLSIDIRRMELADLNKRLPPEACLPPAKPVGRSVRYERQLAVRPSTPHTITLQPSSFRNLRLPKRLRVIYFLARTRLAQRLIMAGTVVWIGILVYTDPAGLRTYLAAQVTEQSPLGEGALAPMPVPSGVLPASHPDPAFSIFPPDAPKLPENQTLPGELPEHAGPAEGVHDSPVPEVTWGPEDEELWRKLSFRHWPTLFSYYNITLAKRYISLLPVIPVTLRLNPREAQAHGDVTLYKVAALGLAAGIILVLLLLCLYRVLCPRNYGQLGGGPGRRRRGELPCDDYGYAPPETEIVPLVLRGHLMDIECLASDGMLLVSCCLAGHICVWDAQTGDCLTRIPRPGQRRDSAGSALEAQENWERLSDGGKASQEEPGDSPPLRHRPRGPPPSSLFGDQPDLTCLINTNFSAQPRPPEPAQPEPRHRVGCGRARDPPGYDFSRLVQRVYQEEGLAAVRMPALRPPSPGPVLPQATEDEGSSPEKGFLPLSWAPSAYGSIWSLELQGSLIVVGRSSGRLEVWDAIEGVLCCSSEEVSSGITALIFLDKRIVAARLNGSLDFFSLETHTALSPLQFRGTSGRGGSPSSPVYSSSDAVVCHLTHTVPCAHQKPITALRAAAGRLVTGSQDHTLRVFRLEDSCCLFTLQGHSGAITTVYIDQTMVLASGGQDGAICLWDVLTGSRVSHVFAHRGDVTSLTCTTSCVISSGLDDLISIWDRSTGIKLYSIQQDLGCGASLGVISDNLLVTGGQGCVSFWDLNYGDLLQTVYLGKNSEAQPARQILVLDNAAIVCNFGSELSLVYVPSVLEKLD; from the exons CTACCCGCTGCTGAAGCTCCCCTTGCCAGGAACGGGACCTGTGGAATTCTCCACTCCTGTGAAGGATTACTCGCCCCCACCTGCGGACTCTGACCGAAAACAAGGAGAGCCCAGCGAGCAGCCTGAGTGG TATGTGGGTGCCCCGGTGGCTTACATCCAGCAGATATTTGTGAAGTCCTCAGTGTCTCCCTGGCATAAGAACCTCCTGGCCGTAGATGTGTTCCGCTCGCCTCTGTCCCGGGCATTCCAGCTGGTGGAGGAGATCCGGAACCATGTGCTGAGAGACAG CTCTGGGACCAGGAGCCTGGAGGAGGTATGCCTGCAGGTGACCGACCTGCTACCAGGCCTCAAGAAACTCCGGAACCTACTCCCCGAGCATGGCTGCCTGCTGCTGTCCCCTGGAAACTTCTGGCAAAATGACCGGGAACGCTTCCATGCAGACCCTGACATCATTGGGACCATCCACCAGCATGAGCCCAAAACTCTGCAGACTTCAGCCACACTCAAAG ACTTGCTGTTTGGTGTTCCTGGGAAGTACAGTGGGGTGAGCCTCTACACGAGGAAGAGGATGGTCTCATACACCATCACCCTGGTCTTCCAGCGCTACCATGCCAA GTTCCTGGGCAGCCTTCGTGCCCGCCTCATGCTCCTGCATCCCAGCCCCAACTGCAGCATTCGGGCAGAGAACCTGGTCCATGTACACTTCAAGGAAGAAATTGGTGTTGCGGAGCTCATCCCCTTGGTGACCACCTACATCATCCTGTTTGCCTACATCTACTTCTCCACAC GCAAGATCGACATGGTCAAGTCCAAGTGGGGACTGGCCCTGGCTGCTGTGGTCACAGTGCTCAGCTCACTACTCATGTCTGTGGGACTCTGTACTCTCTTTGGCCTTACACCTACACTCAATGGCGG CGAAATTTTCCCATACCTGGTGGTGGTTATTGGGTTAGAGAATGTGCTGGTGCTCACCAAGTCAGTGGTCTCAACCCCAGTGGACCTTGAGGTGAAGCTGCGAATTGCCCAAG GCCTAAGCAGTGAGAGCTGGTCCATCATGAAGAACATGGCGACTGAGCTGGGCATCATActtattggctacttcacccttGTGCCTGCCATCCAG GAGTTCTGTCTCTTTGCCGTTGTGGGCCTGGTGTCTGACTTCTTCCTCCAGATGCTGTTTTTCACCACTGTCCTGTCTATTGACATCCGCCGTATGGAG CTAGCAGACTTGAACAAGCGGCTGCCCCCTGAGGCCTGCCTGCCCCCAGCCAAGCCTGTGGGGCGGTCAGTGCGCTATGAGAGGCAGCTGGCTGTACGACCATCCACACCCCATACCATCACGCTGCAACCATCTTCTTTCCGAAACCTGCGGCTCCCCAAGAGGCTGCGTGTCATCTACTTCCTGGCCCGCACCCGCCTGGCACAGCGCCTCATCATG GCTGGCACAGTTGTCTGGATTGGCATCCTGGTGTACACAGACCCAGCAGGACTGCGCACCTACCTTGCTGCCCAGGTGACGGAACAGAGCCCACTGGGTGAGGGCGCCCTGGCTCCTATGCCTGTGCCTAGTGGTGTGCTGCCCGCCAGCCACCCGGACCCTGCCTTCTCCATCTTCCCACCTGATGCCCCTAAGCTACCTGAGAACCAGACATTGCCAGGCGAGCTCCCTGAGCATGCAGGTCCAGCAGAGGGTGTCCATGACAGCCCAGTCCCAGAGGTAACCTGGGGGCCTGAGGATGAGGAACTTTGGAGGAAACTGTCCTTCCGCCACTGGCCCACACTCTTCAGCTACTATAACATCACACTGGCCAAGAG GTATATCAGCCTGCTACCGGTCATTCCCGTCACGCTGCGCCTGAACCCCCGGGAGGCCC AGGCCCACGGAGATGTAACACTGTACAA GGTTGCAGCGCTCGGCCTGGCAGCGGGCATCATCCTTGTGCTGCTGTTGCTCTGCCTCTACCGCGTGCTCTGCCCACGCAACTATGGGCAGCTAGGTGGCGGGCCCGGCCGGCGAAGGCGTGGGGAGTTGCCTTGCGATGACTATGGCTACGCGCCGCCAGAGACGGAGATCGTACCGCTGGTGCTGCGCGGGCACCTCATG GACATCGAGTGTCTAGCCAGTGACGGCATGCTCTTGGTGAGCTGCTGCCTGGCTGGCCACATCTGCGTGTGGGATGCACAGACCGGGGACTGCCTCACGCGCATCCCGCGCCCAGG GCAGCGCCGCGACAGCGCAGGCAGCGCTTTGGAGGCCCAGGAGAACTGGGAAAGATTGTCGGACGGCGGAAAGGCTAGCCAAGAGGAGCCTGGGGACAGCCCTCCGTTGCGACACCGGCCTCGGGGCCCTCCGCCGTCTTCCCTTTTCGGGGACCAGCCAGACCTCACCTGCTTAATCAACACCAACTTCTCAGCGCAGCCAAGGCCCCCAGAGCCTGCTCAGCCTGAGCCCCGGCACCGAGTGGGCTGCGGCCGTGCTCGGGACCCCCCAGGCTATGACTTTAGCCGGCTGGTGCAGCGTGTGTACCAGGAGGAGGGGCTGGCGGCCGTGCGCATGCCCGCCCTACGCCCGCCCTCCCCTGGGCCTGTGCTGCCCCAGGCCACCGAGGATGAGGGGTCTTCTCCAGAGAAGggcttccttcccctttcctgggCCCCCAGCGCCTATGGCTCCATCTGGAGCTTGGAGCTGCAGGGCAGCCTCATTGTCGTCGGTCGGAGCAGCGGCCGGTTGGAG GTGTGGGACGCCATCGAGGGTGTGCTCTGCTGCAGCAGCGAGGAGGTCTCCTCCGGCATCACAGCCCTCATCTTTCTGGACAAGAG GATTGTGGCAGCTCGGCTCAATGGTTCCCTTGATTTCTTCTCCTTAGAGACCCACACTGCCCTCAGCCCTCTGCAGTTCCGAG GGACCTCAGGGCGGGGCGGTTCTCCCTCATCTCCTGTGTACAGCAGCAGCGATGCAGTGGTCTGTCACCTGACCCACACAGTGCCCTGTGCACACCAGAAACCCATCACAGCCCTAAGAGCTGCTGCTGGGCGCCTGGTGACTGGTAGCCAAGACCATACCTTGAGA GTGTTCCGTCTGGAGGATTCGTGCTGCCTCTTCACCCTGCAGGGCCACTCAGGGGCCATCACGACTGTGTACATAGACCAG ACCATGGTGCTGGCCAGTGGAGGACAAGATGGGGCCATCTGCTTGTGGGATGTGCTGACTGGCAGCCGGGTGAGCCACGTGTTCGCTCACCGTGGGGATGTCACCTCCCTTACCTGTACCACCTCCTGTGTCATCAGCAGTGGCCTGGATGACCTCATCAGCATCTGGGACCGCAGCACGGGCATCAAGCTCTACTCCATTCAGCAG GACCTGGGCTGTGGTGCAAGCTTGGGAGTCATCTCAGACAACCTGCTGGTGACTGGTGGCCAGGGCTGCGTCTCCTTTTGGGACCTAAACTACGGGGACCTGTTACAGACAGTGTACCTGGGGAAGAACAGTGAGGCCCAGCCTGCCCGCCAGATCCTGGTGCTGGACAATGCTGCCATTGTGTGCAACTTCGGCAGTGAGCTCAGTCTGGTGTATGTGCCCTCTGTGTTGGAGAAGTTGGACTGA
- the Scap gene encoding sterol regulatory element-binding protein cleavage-activating protein isoform X1: protein MTLTERLREKISQAFYNHGLFCASYPIPIILFTGLCILACCYPLLKLPLPGTGPVEFSTPVKDYSPPPADSDRKQGEPSEQPEWYVGAPVAYIQQIFVKSSVSPWHKNLLAVDVFRSPLSRAFQLVEEIRNHVLRDSSGTRSLEEVCLQVTDLLPGLKKLRNLLPEHGCLLLSPGNFWQNDRERFHADPDIIGTIHQHEPKTLQTSATLKDLLFGVPGKYSGVSLYTRKRMVSYTITLVFQRYHAKFLGSLRARLMLLHPSPNCSIRAENLVHVHFKEEIGVAELIPLVTTYIILFAYIYFSTRKIDMVKSKWGLALAAVVTVLSSLLMSVGLCTLFGLTPTLNGGEIFPYLVVVIGLENVLVLTKSVVSTPVDLEVKLRIAQGLSSESWSIMKNMATELGIILIGYFTLVPAIQEFCLFAVVGLVSDFFLQMLFFTTVLSIDIRRMELADLNKRLPPEACLPPAKPVGRSVRYERQLAVRPSTPHTITLQPSSFRNLRLPKRLRVIYFLARTRLAQRLIMAGTVVWIGILVYTDPAGLRTYLAAQVTEQSPLGEGALAPMPVPSGVLPASHPDPAFSIFPPDAPKLPENQTLPGELPEHAGPAEGVHDSPVPEVTWGPEDEELWRKLSFRHWPTLFSYYNITLAKRYISLLPVIPVTLRLNPREALEGRHPQDGRSAWAPPGPVSAGLWEAGPKGPGGAQAHGDVTLYKVAALGLAAGIILVLLLLCLYRVLCPRNYGQLGGGPGRRRRGELPCDDYGYAPPETEIVPLVLRGHLMDIECLASDGMLLVSCCLAGHICVWDAQTGDCLTRIPRPGQRRDSAGSALEAQENWERLSDGGKASQEEPGDSPPLRHRPRGPPPSSLFGDQPDLTCLINTNFSAQPRPPEPAQPEPRHRVGCGRARDPPGYDFSRLVQRVYQEEGLAAVRMPALRPPSPGPVLPQATEDEGSSPEKGFLPLSWAPSAYGSIWSLELQGSLIVVGRSSGRLEVWDAIEGVLCCSSEEVSSGITALIFLDKRIVAARLNGSLDFFSLETHTALSPLQFRGTSGRGGSPSSPVYSSSDAVVCHLTHTVPCAHQKPITALRAAAGRLVTGSQDHTLRVFRLEDSCCLFTLQGHSGAITTVYIDQTMVLASGGQDGAICLWDVLTGSRVSHVFAHRGDVTSLTCTTSCVISSGLDDLISIWDRSTGIKLYSIQQDLGCGASLGVISDNLLVTGGQGCVSFWDLNYGDLLQTVYLGKNSEAQPARQILVLDNAAIVCNFGSELSLVYVPSVLEKLD, encoded by the exons CTACCCGCTGCTGAAGCTCCCCTTGCCAGGAACGGGACCTGTGGAATTCTCCACTCCTGTGAAGGATTACTCGCCCCCACCTGCGGACTCTGACCGAAAACAAGGAGAGCCCAGCGAGCAGCCTGAGTGG TATGTGGGTGCCCCGGTGGCTTACATCCAGCAGATATTTGTGAAGTCCTCAGTGTCTCCCTGGCATAAGAACCTCCTGGCCGTAGATGTGTTCCGCTCGCCTCTGTCCCGGGCATTCCAGCTGGTGGAGGAGATCCGGAACCATGTGCTGAGAGACAG CTCTGGGACCAGGAGCCTGGAGGAGGTATGCCTGCAGGTGACCGACCTGCTACCAGGCCTCAAGAAACTCCGGAACCTACTCCCCGAGCATGGCTGCCTGCTGCTGTCCCCTGGAAACTTCTGGCAAAATGACCGGGAACGCTTCCATGCAGACCCTGACATCATTGGGACCATCCACCAGCATGAGCCCAAAACTCTGCAGACTTCAGCCACACTCAAAG ACTTGCTGTTTGGTGTTCCTGGGAAGTACAGTGGGGTGAGCCTCTACACGAGGAAGAGGATGGTCTCATACACCATCACCCTGGTCTTCCAGCGCTACCATGCCAA GTTCCTGGGCAGCCTTCGTGCCCGCCTCATGCTCCTGCATCCCAGCCCCAACTGCAGCATTCGGGCAGAGAACCTGGTCCATGTACACTTCAAGGAAGAAATTGGTGTTGCGGAGCTCATCCCCTTGGTGACCACCTACATCATCCTGTTTGCCTACATCTACTTCTCCACAC GCAAGATCGACATGGTCAAGTCCAAGTGGGGACTGGCCCTGGCTGCTGTGGTCACAGTGCTCAGCTCACTACTCATGTCTGTGGGACTCTGTACTCTCTTTGGCCTTACACCTACACTCAATGGCGG CGAAATTTTCCCATACCTGGTGGTGGTTATTGGGTTAGAGAATGTGCTGGTGCTCACCAAGTCAGTGGTCTCAACCCCAGTGGACCTTGAGGTGAAGCTGCGAATTGCCCAAG GCCTAAGCAGTGAGAGCTGGTCCATCATGAAGAACATGGCGACTGAGCTGGGCATCATActtattggctacttcacccttGTGCCTGCCATCCAG GAGTTCTGTCTCTTTGCCGTTGTGGGCCTGGTGTCTGACTTCTTCCTCCAGATGCTGTTTTTCACCACTGTCCTGTCTATTGACATCCGCCGTATGGAG CTAGCAGACTTGAACAAGCGGCTGCCCCCTGAGGCCTGCCTGCCCCCAGCCAAGCCTGTGGGGCGGTCAGTGCGCTATGAGAGGCAGCTGGCTGTACGACCATCCACACCCCATACCATCACGCTGCAACCATCTTCTTTCCGAAACCTGCGGCTCCCCAAGAGGCTGCGTGTCATCTACTTCCTGGCCCGCACCCGCCTGGCACAGCGCCTCATCATG GCTGGCACAGTTGTCTGGATTGGCATCCTGGTGTACACAGACCCAGCAGGACTGCGCACCTACCTTGCTGCCCAGGTGACGGAACAGAGCCCACTGGGTGAGGGCGCCCTGGCTCCTATGCCTGTGCCTAGTGGTGTGCTGCCCGCCAGCCACCCGGACCCTGCCTTCTCCATCTTCCCACCTGATGCCCCTAAGCTACCTGAGAACCAGACATTGCCAGGCGAGCTCCCTGAGCATGCAGGTCCAGCAGAGGGTGTCCATGACAGCCCAGTCCCAGAGGTAACCTGGGGGCCTGAGGATGAGGAACTTTGGAGGAAACTGTCCTTCCGCCACTGGCCCACACTCTTCAGCTACTATAACATCACACTGGCCAAGAG GTATATCAGCCTGCTACCGGTCATTCCCGTCACGCTGCGCCTGAACCCCCGGGAGGCCCTGGAGGGACGGCATCCTCAGGATGGCCGCAGTGCCTGGGCCCCGCCTGGACCTGTGTCGGCTGGGCTCTGGGAGGCCGGGCCTAAGGGACCAGGCGGGGCCCAGGCCCACGGAGATGTAACACTGTACAA GGTTGCAGCGCTCGGCCTGGCAGCGGGCATCATCCTTGTGCTGCTGTTGCTCTGCCTCTACCGCGTGCTCTGCCCACGCAACTATGGGCAGCTAGGTGGCGGGCCCGGCCGGCGAAGGCGTGGGGAGTTGCCTTGCGATGACTATGGCTACGCGCCGCCAGAGACGGAGATCGTACCGCTGGTGCTGCGCGGGCACCTCATG GACATCGAGTGTCTAGCCAGTGACGGCATGCTCTTGGTGAGCTGCTGCCTGGCTGGCCACATCTGCGTGTGGGATGCACAGACCGGGGACTGCCTCACGCGCATCCCGCGCCCAGG GCAGCGCCGCGACAGCGCAGGCAGCGCTTTGGAGGCCCAGGAGAACTGGGAAAGATTGTCGGACGGCGGAAAGGCTAGCCAAGAGGAGCCTGGGGACAGCCCTCCGTTGCGACACCGGCCTCGGGGCCCTCCGCCGTCTTCCCTTTTCGGGGACCAGCCAGACCTCACCTGCTTAATCAACACCAACTTCTCAGCGCAGCCAAGGCCCCCAGAGCCTGCTCAGCCTGAGCCCCGGCACCGAGTGGGCTGCGGCCGTGCTCGGGACCCCCCAGGCTATGACTTTAGCCGGCTGGTGCAGCGTGTGTACCAGGAGGAGGGGCTGGCGGCCGTGCGCATGCCCGCCCTACGCCCGCCCTCCCCTGGGCCTGTGCTGCCCCAGGCCACCGAGGATGAGGGGTCTTCTCCAGAGAAGggcttccttcccctttcctgggCCCCCAGCGCCTATGGCTCCATCTGGAGCTTGGAGCTGCAGGGCAGCCTCATTGTCGTCGGTCGGAGCAGCGGCCGGTTGGAG GTGTGGGACGCCATCGAGGGTGTGCTCTGCTGCAGCAGCGAGGAGGTCTCCTCCGGCATCACAGCCCTCATCTTTCTGGACAAGAG GATTGTGGCAGCTCGGCTCAATGGTTCCCTTGATTTCTTCTCCTTAGAGACCCACACTGCCCTCAGCCCTCTGCAGTTCCGAG GGACCTCAGGGCGGGGCGGTTCTCCCTCATCTCCTGTGTACAGCAGCAGCGATGCAGTGGTCTGTCACCTGACCCACACAGTGCCCTGTGCACACCAGAAACCCATCACAGCCCTAAGAGCTGCTGCTGGGCGCCTGGTGACTGGTAGCCAAGACCATACCTTGAGA GTGTTCCGTCTGGAGGATTCGTGCTGCCTCTTCACCCTGCAGGGCCACTCAGGGGCCATCACGACTGTGTACATAGACCAG ACCATGGTGCTGGCCAGTGGAGGACAAGATGGGGCCATCTGCTTGTGGGATGTGCTGACTGGCAGCCGGGTGAGCCACGTGTTCGCTCACCGTGGGGATGTCACCTCCCTTACCTGTACCACCTCCTGTGTCATCAGCAGTGGCCTGGATGACCTCATCAGCATCTGGGACCGCAGCACGGGCATCAAGCTCTACTCCATTCAGCAG GACCTGGGCTGTGGTGCAAGCTTGGGAGTCATCTCAGACAACCTGCTGGTGACTGGTGGCCAGGGCTGCGTCTCCTTTTGGGACCTAAACTACGGGGACCTGTTACAGACAGTGTACCTGGGGAAGAACAGTGAGGCCCAGCCTGCCCGCCAGATCCTGGTGCTGGACAATGCTGCCATTGTGTGCAACTTCGGCAGTGAGCTCAGTCTGGTGTATGTGCCCTCTGTGTTGGAGAAGTTGGACTGA